TCGCAATCTGAGTATTCTCTGAAAAAGAGACCAGCTTAGGAGTGAGCGCATCAGAGAGGCTGTTCTTCCCTAGTCCTAAAGCTCCATCACTCCCTTTACCGCAAGTAAACACTTTTCCATCTTCGGTGACGAACGCTGAGTGGAAAAAGCCTGCTGATGCTGCTACAATTTTCTCATCCTTCAAGGCTGCTTCGACTTTCGGTGAAGGGATGTCATCTGTGGACCCATGACCTAGCACTCCATGATGCCCGCTGCCCCATGAAAGTACTCTCCCTTCATCAGTCCAAGCGAGAGTGAAATTATTTCCACACGCAACACCGACCACCTTGTGTTCTTCAGGTGAGATAACGAGAGAGGGTGGCGTCAGTACGCTGCTGCTCTGCTGACCGCTTTTCGTACCACAGCCTTTGCGGTGACCCCACACAAGCAGACCGTTGGAGGTGGTGACAGCTGCCGCGTGCCATACACCGCACGAGATCTGGAAAGTGAATGTACAGGCACTGTTCATGGTGTCCATTTAAATAAATGAAATGATTGTAATTCTGTTcagtttttttaaataatgacCATGGTGGGCTTGGTCCCAAAAGATCACATCAACTGATCAGGTATGACGCTTCATTGACAACATCAAATGAGATTTTTAAATGAGTTTTCAAGCAACAGAACCTTTTAAGTTATTGGTTCACCAAAAATACTTTGTAAACTAAATTAAgttctaaaaaaaaactaaaaaaacttGCAGCCCAtactttttctttcttgctCAGGTACAAATCACTCATTCAACTTATTTCAAGCAACACTAATGCTTTGATTactgagaatttttttttccacAGGACATGTAATAATGAACCTTATTTTGACAAAACATAGCATAAAATAGACAAATACACATACCTGTGTTACTTTTTCTGGAAGATTCACTGGAACAAAGGTGACATGATCTTCCTCATTTCCGGTGCCAAGACGCCCATACTTGCCACATCCAGTGGCAAACACATCTCCGTCTTGCATAATTACTGCTGTGAATAGAGCACCACATGACACCTGTTTCAAGGTACTTGAAGCTTTATTGCGCAGCTTGATGAATTGGGGGGTGTGTTCTGTCTGCTCTTTGCCTGTGGATGAAATACATAAACTATGAGTTAGGTGATCGGACTGGTGTGAAGAGACAAACAAATTTCAaacgtattcacacacacatacatgtgcaTGCAAACTAACACAAATGCATGTACGAGCAAACAAACCATCcgcatacatacatgcacaatctaacacactcacatatcaaacatatacataccactcatacacacacactagacTTACACAATGACATCTGCAACAGAGAGCTTAAACTCAAAACCCTACCCATACACTAGAACTTGTTGCTATGCCAACTCctaatttttgtcaagtaagtGTATCGCTCAATATGACTtactcagacctgtttacccttacgattttggcgtaatttattacgattttctgcaaaaaatacgccattccgctatccgtgtcaagactacgattttcataaaaaatttttatcaattcacatgtttggcattgtttttttcaatggcaaaatggggtgaaaaagcacaggactgaccagagatcatgtctgtctgatgagacgctggagagccttattctagtggtgaagtctagccctcactcattcggcaagcgcaagtacagtagagaagcgcttgacacactgaaaaaggcctactacgagcaaaagaaaaagaatcagtgatgcatgtgcttttgatgtgatcttctttgaaattatgatgactacaaaaactgactgatgtgttttgtttgtaaatgatggatatgttctgcgcgaacttagaatccggtttcattctagaatggaccgggtccaggttggaattctaaccctgcgcaagtacaggggtgccattctagaatgaaacccttgaataaagggggccgtaatgtttgtaggtaagacagagttgtcttctcttgaattatctccacctgcaccttccctttgataaaatggggctgatttgtctacccctgaaaaaatcctttggcgatcttgcgatgtcatgtcatgtcaagaaagttgacactcctgagtacgcaataaacaaaggcagaccatagcaagggggactaccagggcggtattgtttgcagggcagttgtttttgtgatgagagccggttgcggccgcttgcaatgtcagcgctgtctccctctcggaaatgtccggttttttgacaatttttttgacagacagacagactgacagacggtcagaccgactcagtaaccgacagacagaccaacagaaggacagagtgagttatagagctgttgtcacaggtttaaaaagaagttgacattatatcttcagaagaccaacttcatgtacatGAATAAGAcggattaaaagttacaagcgagatcggcaaaacactgtcagtccgtccggaaatttccgttcgtagcgatcagtgctgagtgtctctcaaaatcgtaatcactttcagaacatcacaatcccaattcacgatgtctttgagtaaagtgtaaaaaacccgagaaaaaaaaccccaaccaaacacacaaaaaacaaaaacaaacagaaaatccacatttttggctttggctgtgtgatagtctaactgaaatgactattccaacttggacccaaattccaaccttgcgcacggccgattctagaatggaccagcaacaagggtttcattctagaatggcacccctgtacttgcgcagggttagaattccaacctggacccggtccattctagaatgaaaccggattctaagttcgcgcagaacagatatatgtgcatgattgcgtttcgcagacacagttgtcatgtgccgcggcgttgtaattggcgacgaatgctggatgattactatttttgtgccagggttactatttttggggctgagcattactccaaaacacttatgggggtaaacaggtctgcttacTTCTTTTAGGTCTTTCTATTTTCTGTTCTGATGCAGTGTGTATTGACTAGAAAAACTACAATGCATCTAAGTAGCCTACCAGTGTATATATTATTTTAGTGGGGTGTTCAAAATCAACCTGTTAAACTCACACATGATTCATAAAATAAACTTGTGTACTAATTATTTTGACATTTAAGTAATACAAATTAACCTTCACCATGCTTCGTGggttgtggacgacccagagcctcacaaaatcgtctttatctctgaaactatttgaagtttttaattgagactttatataatctccaatcaccatacgaccttcccatcgcccaacttttgaaagatcatctttgtaaacaaacaaataaaggatgacgtaatttgaacttcacagtccggatgatgtgggtcgtgggcGACCCATATGGAGTTACGTAAGGAATtttacgttgtttatccttattcggatcgcgtgggttgtgtacgacccatactttgtGAAGAGGCGGCAACACGTTTATCCCTAATCGGAtggtgtgggtcgtgtacgacccatactttttacgttgaatccttctttggaaagtatgggtcgtacacgacccacatcatccaggCTGTGTAGTCCGAAGCGTGATCTGGTGAAGGTTAAAAGGACAATATCATCTCCCTTACCTGTCCCCAGCTGTCCAGACTTCCCCAGGCCCCAGGTAAACAGTTGTGGCTTGACGGCTGTCATTTCTGTCTGTCATTCAAGCCTGATAACATTAAAAAAATCGTGTTGCCTCACAATAAGTTTAGAATGGCCAAaaagctaaacacacacacacacacacacgaatgtaTCAGTCTGATGTTaatacacagtcacacacacacacgtcaattACATAATACATGTTAAAGATCAGAAATCCAATTAGTTCACTCACAATGGATATATTTCGGGATGCGCGTTCCTGCTCCGAACAGACTTCTAGTGTCTGGCAACTTATAGCTGCTTAATGTATGCATGTATAGACTGATACTTCTGCCCAAAAGGTGCATGTGAATCAGGTAACAAAAATAACCATTCGTCAACATGTGCGCGTTGTTGGTGACGAAGCAAGGGAGACCACCTTCAAAACCCCAGGTCGTCTATTCGTACAAAACTACTAAAATAAGACTTTGAGTGTACGGTCTAGTTTCCGAGACGCACATTGTATATTATGATATATTGCATTGCAGACGAAGGCCATCATAACtcccatattttttttatttctatgACTTAAAACTTGGGTCAGATAATGCTGTGAAGATACTACATGTATAAACATACTTTAGTTGGAGcacacaggcggaaggtatcgtcccgcactggactactactatcacagtttctgtgatagtagtaagCTAGGATTCCATTCTTACGGCTGCGGTGCTGCTCCGGCGACGGCAGCGGCGACGGCAATTTGAAAAACATTGATGAAAGAAGGGATGACCCCATTCACACGGGTGCGGTACGGCGACGGCGACGGcccggcgtgcgtgcgttttttcAAGAAAGCTCCATGCAGCTTTCTGGACTGCCGTCGCCGGACGCCGTCTGGTATTTTGTGGGCGTGTCTCTTTTCCCGCGTTTTTCTCAGAGTCTTTCCGAGCATAAAGAGACGAAAATACTGCTGAAGCCTTTCGCCATCGAGTTGCAGTTCTTGAACAAGATGGTGATAGGTTCCATACTGCcgtcttttctccaaaatggCATGCACCCACCAGCGATGTCGTCTCTTTTggcgtttttttcatttggcgGTACGCTAATAATATTAACATAAATTGTTCTTCATTATGAATGACAGTTTGCATGAGACGAGACCAATGTGGAGCCATGGCGGCATTGGCGGCAAGAGAACATATATCCGGACGACGTCGCCGTTATATACGGTTCACGACGATGCGTTTTTCTCGCCAGAGCCGCCGGATGCCGTTGCCGTCGCCGGAGCCGGAGCCGGAGCCGCACCGCAGCCGTAAGAATGGAATCCTAGctgtagtccagtggacgataccttccgcctgtgtagtctttctgtcagtgatagtagtagtccagtggacgataccttccgcctgtggttggAGGTCGCGTAGTGGCTTTAGTCAGACCCAAGTGGTAACGTCCCTTGAATCATAGTGGTAAAATCGATTGAATTTCATCACAATTCAGTTGTAAGATCTTGACTCCATGCCTTTGTGAGTTTCTCCCTTTAAAGTCTTTAAATAATTGTACCTCTTCAATTTGGCAAGGAAACATTCAGTCTGGAGTTTATTTTGGCTGACACCCGGCTGACGTCCTCggggacaccccgaagcgtcccggtaccaaagcgtcccggtaccaaagcgtcccggtacccgaagcgtcccactataacgcgtcacaggacttagacttttttttttttttaaaccttgaccaagggcggatcaattcactttggagggggggggggggttacaaaatgactgcgaagatacaagttgacggcgccgaaggcgcctaagcctctaggggcgtccgggggcatgctcccccggaatttttttttatccaaagaagcaaaatagagctatctggtgcatcctgagccaataaattatctcttttttgggggggtgggggggggttacgtaacccgtgtaacccccccccccccagatccgcccttgttgaccttgatttgaccttgacttgactgaccatattttttttttaatttaatcttgaccttgatttgaccttgacttcactgatttttttaattttgcacagaccttgatttgctttcggtaaaaaaaaatcactttttgtccaacttttccccaactttactttagatctgtactcacaacacaccaatttggaaatactgtacccgtgtggacaagttcgggggaaaagtccgtaggcttccgttcacaagagggatatgtctgttatcacacacgctttctggcttcactaag
This Littorina saxatilis isolate snail1 linkage group LG17, US_GU_Lsax_2.0, whole genome shotgun sequence DNA region includes the following protein-coding sequences:
- the LOC138953158 gene encoding uncharacterized protein; this translates as MTAVKPQLFTWGLGKSGQLGTGKEQTEHTPQFIKLRNKASSTLKQVSCGALFTAVIMQDGDVFATGCGKYGRLGTGNEEDHVTFVPVNLPEKVTQISCGVWHAAAVTTSNGLLVWGHRKGCGTKSGQQSSSVLTPPSLVISPEEHKVVGVACGNNFTLAWTDEGRVLSWGSGHHGVLGHGSTDDIPSPKVEAALKDEKIVAASAGFFHSAFVTEDGKVFTCGKGSDGALGLGKNSLSDALTPKLVSFSENTQIASVSCSVGEHHGHTLALPTDGKVYSWGDGYKGKLGLDSQDSSYTPSLISPSHFNNEQVTVVCAGGIHSTASTAEGSVFTWGCGSDGRCGHPEGQGHRYLFRSDVPKKVEAFKSKFAMVSCTYYHSAAIVG